The following coding sequences are from one Motacilla alba alba isolate MOTALB_02 chromosome 4, Motacilla_alba_V1.0_pri, whole genome shotgun sequence window:
- the PCM1 gene encoding pericentriolar material 1 protein isoform X11 yields the protein MATGGGPFEEGMNDQDLPSWSNESLDDRLNNTDWGGQQKKANRSSEKNKKKLSGEGETRLTNDISPESSPGMERRKTRTSHSFPHARYMTQMSVPEQAELERLKQRINFSDLDQRSIGSDSQGRATAANNKRQLNENKKPFNFLSLQINTNKSKDPASGSQKKEGGVSAQCKELFGAALSKDFLQNCQASAQEDGRGEQAMDSSQIVSRLVQIRDYIAKASSMRDDLVEKNERSANVERLSHLIDDLKEQEKSYLKFLQKMLARENEEDDVRTVDSAVGSGSVGESTSLNIDVQSEASDTTARDPQQEAKEELENLKKQHDLLKRMLQQQEELKALQGRQAALLALQHKAEQAIAVLDDSVVTETTGSVSGVSLTSELNEELNDLIQRFHNQLHDSQTQSVPDNRRQAESLSLTREISQSRNSSMSEHQSDEKAQLFNKMRMLQGKKQKMDKLLGELHTLRDQHLNNSSFFPASSSPQRSVDQRSTTSAASGPVGIVTVVNGEPNSLASAPYPPDSLVSQNESEEDENLNPTEKLQKLNEVRKRLNELRELVHYYEQTSDMMTDAVNENTKEEEETEESESDSEHEDPQPVTNIRNPQGISSWSEINSNSNVQCGTNNRDGRHLNTDCEINNRSAANIRTLKMSSALDCHNRENDKHLDLPQGEDDEVEEDRVSEDSMSSHRSSLGDMAGDAEFEQKINRLIAAKQKLRQLQNLAAMVQDDDPEPQGAIANVSNIGDLLGEVEETKQQPNNVRVSSNKLKKDVRLNEKAREKFYEAKLQQQQRELKQLQEERRKLFEIQEKIQVLQKACPDLQLSAGLGNCPANRQTSQATSTPAMNECNTAGKPLFECDESLPVGNELWSEMRRHEILREELRQRRKQLEALMAEDQRRRELAETISTVAASVKSEGSEAQCTPQQSRTEKTMATWGGSTQCALEEENGDEDGYLSDGVGQAEEEEEDASSLNDSFSVYPNNNIPENAYFGKGNKDRWKNCRPLSADGNYRPVSKARQQQNINMRRQENFRWMSELSYVEEKERWQEQINQLKKQHEFSVSICQTLMQDQQTLSCLLQTLLTGPYSMMPNNVASSQIHLIMHQLNQCYTQLTWQQNNVQRLKQMLSDLMQQQEQQCQEKPSRKERGSSAPPPPSPVFCPFNYPPQPVNLFSVPGFTNFSSFAPGINCNPVFPSGFGDFAHSVSPRSSEQQEQQHPLDHNTSGKTEYMAFPKPFESSSSNGAEKQRRNHRQPEEELEKRSTWLDDSQEMKKDDQSQLNAGFAVSVQSIASGHKNQCDTKRRREFDEESLESFSSIPDPIDPTTVTKTFRSRKASAQASLASKDKTPKSKNKRKSSSQLKGRIKNAGYESASASSVCEPCKNNKSRHSDDIVHAKVFSKRNQEQLEKIIKYSRSTEMSSAHARRILQQSNRNACIEAPETGSDLSMFEALRDTIYSEVATLISQNESRPHFLIELFHELQLLNTDYLRQRALYALQDIVTRHLCEKNEKGKCAKSLNSATWVASNSELTPSESLASTDDETFAKNFSTEACQDCEQPDADNGSTMSTSSNFEPFATDDLGNTVIHLDKALSWMREYERMKVEAESTLDSEGCSSNFQGASAAKLEGSGTGECQSVPQSGDVSAVPCPRIDTQQLDRQIKAIMKEVIPFLKEHMDEVCSSQLLTSVRRMVLTLTQQNDESKEFVKFFHKQLGSILQDSLAKFAGRKLKDCGEDLLVEISEVLFNELAFFKLMQDLDNNSISVKQRCKRKIETTEVMQSYAKEAKKSLQVDVCSSVEDVDEDKDKDETETAKQVPDSEVCAGNKVPENIRSDASDQEEDEESESGPVAISLSKAETQALTNYGSGEDENEDEEIEFEEGPVDVQTSLQASSETTENEQTSNQELSKAKSSEILSSEQEPAKGEDVAAAVHHYLSVMENTPASIANTPESFITATVNTEGSSSSLAVNETQTSDTTSAENKSGASSESSMAGSPDTESPVLVNEYEPGSGNVSQKSDEDDFVKVEDLPLKLAVYSEAEIMKKMETEAQTKSLCDELLDGGGDQDQELVGDAQTLKEPETFGAQTA from the exons ATGGCAACAGGAGGTGGTCCCTTTGAAGAAGGCATGAACGATCAGGACTTGCCCAGCTGGAGCAATGAGAGCCTTGATGACCGGCTGAACAACACA GACTGGGGAGGTcaacagaagaaagcaaacagatcttcagagaaaaacaagaaaaagcttAGTGGGGAAGGTGAAACAAGACTTACTAATGACATATCTCCAGAATCTTCACCTGGAATGGAACGACGGAAGACCCGAACTTCTCATAGCTTTCCTCATGCTCGATACATGACTCAGATGTctgtcccagagcaggctgAACTAGAAAGGCTTAAACAAAGAATAAACTTCAGTGATCTGGATCAG AGAAGCATTGGAAGTGATTCTCAAGGCAGGGCAACGGCTGCTAATAACAAACGTCAacttaatgaaaacaaaaaaccattcAACTTCCTGTCACTACAGATTAACACTAACAAAAGCAAAGATCCTGCCTCAGGTTCCCAAAAAAAGGAAGGTGGGGTATCAGCGCAGTGTAAAGAGTTGTTTGGAGCTGCTCTAAGCAAGGATTTCTTGCAAAACTGTCAAGCGTCTGCTCAAGAAGATGGAAGGGGAGAACAAGCGATGGATAGTAGCCAG ATTGTGAGCAGACTAGTTCAGATTCGCGACTATATTGCTAAGGCCAGCTCCATGCGGGATGATCTtgtagagaaaaatgaaagatcGGCCAATGTTGAGCGTTTATCACACCTTATAGATGACCTTaaagagcaggagaaatccTATCTGAAATTTTTGCAAAAGATGCTT gctAGAGAAAATGAGGAGGATGATGTTCGGACTGTAGATTCAGCTGTGGGATCTGGTTCTGTAGGTGAGAGCACATCGCTAAACATTGATGTGCAGTCTGAGGCTTCAGATACCACG GCCAGAGATCCTCAACAGGAAGCTAAAGAAGAGTTGGAGAACTTGAAGAAACAGCATGATTTATTGAAAAGGATGCTAcaacagcaggaggaattaAAGGCTCTTCAAGGAAGACAGGCAGCTCTTCTTGCTTTGCAGCATAAAGCAGAGCAAGCCATTGCTGTCCTGGATGATTCTG TTGTAACAGAAACTACAGGTAGTGTTTCGGGAGTGAGTCTTACATCAGAACTGAACGAAGAATTGAATGACCTAATTCAACGCTTTCACAACCAACTTCATGATTCTCAG ACACAGTCTGTGCCTGACAACAGAAGGCAAGCAGAAAGCCTTTCACTTACCAGAGAGATTTCACAAAGCAGAAACTCTTCAATGTCTGAACACCAGTCAGATGAGAAGGCACAGCTTTTTAACAAGATGCGAATGTTGCAGGGTAAAAAGCAAAAGATGGACAAACTATTAGGAGAACTTCATACACTTCGTGACCAACATCTAAATAACTCTTCCT ttTTTCCTGCTTCAAGTTCTCCTCAAAGGAGTGTTGATCAAAGAAGTACTacttcagctgcttctggtCCTGTAGGCATAGTAACTGTTGTCAATGGTGAACCAAATAGTCTGGCGTCTGCTCCTTATCCTCCTGATTCCCTGGTTTCTCAAAATGAGAGTGAAGAGGATGAAAATCTAAATCCAACAGAAAAACTTCA gaaGCTAAATGAAGTTCGTAAGAGACTGAATGAGTTACGTGAGTTAGTTCACTACTATGAGCAGACATCTGATATGATGACAGATGCTGTGAATGAAAACActaaggaggaggaagaaacagaagaatcaGAAAGTGATTCTGAACATGAGGATCCACAGCCTGTTACAAATATTAG AAACCCTCAAGGAATCAGTAGTTGGAGTGAAATAAATAGCAATTCAAATGTACAGTGTGGAACTAATAACAGAGATGGAAGACATCTTAATACAGACTGTGAAATAAACAACCGATCTGCTGCTAATATAAGGACTCTAAAAATGTCTTCTGCTTTAG ACTGTCATAATAGAGAGAATGACAAACACCTCGATCTACCCCAAGGTGAAGATGATGAAGTGGAAGAAGATCGGGTTAGTGAAGATTCCATGTCTAGTCACAGAAGCAGCCTGGGTGATATGGCTGGAGATGCCGAGTTTGAGCAGAAGATCAATAGGCTTATAGCTGCAAAACAGAAGCTTAGACAGTTACAAAACCTTGCTGCTATGGTGCAG GATGATGATCCAGAACCTCAAGGAGCAATTGCAAATGTGTCTAATATTGGTGACTTGTTGGGTGAAGTGGAAGAGACAAAGCAGCAACCAAACAATGTCCGAGTAAGTTCcaacaagttaaaaaaagatGTGCGACTGAATGAGAAAGCAAG AGAGAAGTTCTATGAAGCTaaacttcagcagcagcaacgGGAGCTTAAGCAGttacaagaagaaagaagaaaactgtttgaaatacaggaaaaaattcaAGTGTTACAGAAAGCTTGTCCTGACCTTCAA ttGTCCGCTGGCCTGGGTAACTGCCCAGCAAATAGACAGACTTCACAAGCAACATCAACTCCAGCCATGAATGAGTGTAACACAGCTGGCAAGCCTTTATTTGAGTGTGATGAATCATTACCAGTAGGCAATGAG TTATGGTCTGAGATGAGAAGACATGAGATTTTAAGAGAAGAATTGCGACAGAGAAGAAAGCAACTTGAAGCTTTAATGGCTGAAGATCAGAGAAGGAGAGAGCTCGCAGAAACAATATCTACTGTTGCTGCATCTGTTAAAAGTGAAGGGTCAGAAGCTCAGTGTactccacagcagagcagaactgAAAA GACCATGGCTACCTGGGGAGGTTCTACCCAGTGTGCCctagaggaagaaaatggagaCGAAGATGGTTATCTCTCTGATGGAGTTGGTCaggcagaagaagaagaagaagatgcaTCAAGTTTGAATGACAGTTTTTCTGTTTATCCCAATAACAACATACCAGAAAATGCCTATTTTGGTAAAGGAAACAAAGATAG GTGGAAAAACTGCCGTCCCCTTTCAGCAGATGGAAATTATCGTCCAGTGTCTAAGGCCAGGCAacagcaaaatataaatatgcgACGTCAGGAAAATTTTCGATGGATGTCTGAGCTTTCCTATGTGGAAGAAAAGGAACGATGGCAAGAGCAGATCAATCAGTTGAAGAAACAGCATGAATTTAGTGTCAGCATTTGTCAAACTTTGATGCAGGATCAGCAG acCCTCTCTTGCCTTCTGCAGACTTTGCTCACAGGCCCCTACAGCATGATGCCCAATAATGTTGCATCTTCACAAATACATCTCATTATGCATCAGTTAAACCAGTGTTACACTCAACTGACTTGGCAGCAGAATAATGTCCAAAG GTTGAAACAAATGTTAAGTGATCTTATGCAGCAGCAAGAACAACAGTGTCAAGAGAAACCATCAAGAAAGGAGAGAGGCAGTAGTGCACCACCACCTCCATCTCCTGTTTTCTGTCCATTCAACTACCCTCCACAACCTGTGAATCTCTTTAGTGTTCCAGGATTTActaatttttcctcctttgctccag GTATTAACTGTAATCCAGTGTTTCCATCTGGTTTTGGAGATTTTGCACATAGTGTTTCTCCGCGAagcagtgagcagcaggagcaacaACATCCTCTAGATCATAATACTTCTGGGAAAACTGAGTATATGGCATTCCCCAAACCCTTTGAAAGCAGTTCCTCTAACggagcagaaaaacaaag aaggAATCATAGACAACCGGAAGAAGAATTGGAAAAAAGATCAACTTGGCTTGATGATAGCcaagaaatgaagaaagatgATCAGTCTCAGCTGAATGCAGGTTTTGCAGTTTCAGTACAAAGCATTGCTTCTGGTCATAAAAATCAGTGTGATACGAAGCGAAGAAGAGAGTTTGATGAAGAGTCTTTGGAGAGTTTCAGTAGCATACCTGATCCAATAGACCCAACTACTGTGACAAAGACATTTAGATCTAGAAAAGCATCAGCGCAAGCAAGCCTGGCATCAAAAGATAAAACGCCCAAATCAAAGAATAAGAGGAAGAGTTCTTCTCAGCTAAAAGGCAGAATTAAAAATGCTG GTTATGAAAGTGCAAGTGCTTCTAGTGTGTGTGAGCCCTGCAAGAACAATAAAAGCAGACACTCTGATGACATTGTTCATGCAAAGGTGTTCAGCAAAAGGAATCAGGAacaattggaaaaaataattaaatacagTAGATCTACAGAAATGTCTTCAG CGCATGCTAGGAGAATTCTGCAGCAGTCTAACAGAAATGCATGCATTGAAGCGCCAG aaactGGTAGTGATCTTTCTATGTTTGAAGCTTTGCGAGACACAATTTACTCTGAAGTGGCAACTCTTATTTCTCAAAATGAGTCTCGTCCCCACTTTCTTATTGAACTTTTCCATGAGCTTCAGCTGCTAAATACAGATTATCTGAGGCAAAGGGCTCTATATGCTTTACAG GATATAGTGACCAGACATTTatgtgagaaaaatgaaaaagggaagTGTGCAAAATCACTGAATTCTGCAACATGGGTGGCATCAAATTCTGAACTCACTCCTAGTGAAAGCCTTGCCTCTACAGATGAT GAAACTTTTGCCAAGAACTTTTCTACAGAAGCATGTCAAGATTGTGAACAACCTGATGCAGACAATGGCAGTACTATGTCTACTTCTTCGAATTTTGAACCCTTTGCTACTGATGACCTTG GCAACACAGTGATTCACTTAGATAAAGCTTTGTCTTGGATGAGGGAATATGAGCGTATGAAAGTTGAAGCTGAAAGTACCCTTGACTCTGAGGGCTGCTCTAGTAATTTTCAGGGTGCTTCTGCTGCTAAATTAGAAG gTTCAGGAACTGGTGAATGTCAGTCTGTGCCACAGTCAGGTGATGTTTCTGCAGTTCCATGTCCTCGTATAGATACTCAGCAGCTTGACCGGCAGATTAAAGCAATTATGAAAGAGGTCATCCCTTTTCTGAAG GAACACATGGATGAAGTATGCTCTTCTCAATTACTGACATCAGTAAGACGTATGGTCTTGACTCTTACTCAGCAAAATGATGAAAGTAAAGAATTTGTGAAGTTCTTTCATAAACAGCTTGGCAGTATACTTCAG GATTCACTGGCAAAATTTGCTGGTAGAAAATTAAAAGATTGTGGGGAGGATCTTCTTGTGGAGATCTCTGAAGTGTTATTCAATGAATTAGCCTTTTTTAAACTCATGCAAGACTTGGACAACAACAGTATTTCTGTAAAGCAGAGATGTAAACGAAAAATAGAAACCACTGAAGTAATGCAGTCTTATGCTAaagag GCAAAAAAAAGTCTCCAGGTGGATGTTTGTTCTTCTGTTGAAGATGTCGATGAGGACAAA GACAAGGATGAGACTGAAACTGCTAAACAGGTTCCGGACTCAGAAGTGTGTGCTGGTAACAAAGTGCCTGAAAATATTAGATCTGATGCATCTGATcaagaggaagatgaggaaagTGAAAGTGGTCCAGTGGCAATAA GTTTATCAAAAGCAGAAACCCAAGCTCTGACTAACTATGGCAGTGGAGAAGATGAGAATGAGGATGAAGAAATAGAATTTGAGGAGGGACCTGTTGATGTGCAAACATCACTACAAGCCAGCAGTGAAACAACTGAAAATGAGCAG ACTTCAAATCAAGAGTTGAGTAAGGCAAAAAGCAGTGAGATTTTGTCATCAGAACAAGAACCTGCTAAAG GTGAAgatgtggctgcagctgtgcatcATTACCTCAGTGTCATGGAGAATACACCAGCTTCAATAGCCAATACCCCAGAATCCTTTATAACAGCCACTGTGAATACTGAAGGATCAAGCTCATCTTTGGCAGTGAATGAAACTCAAACATCAGATACCAcatctgcagaaaacaaatctgGTGCAAGTTCTGAAAGCTCCATGGCTGGCAGCCCTGATACAGAGTCACCTGTGCTAGTGAACGAATAT GAACCTGGTTCTGGAAATGTAAGTCAAAAATCTGATGAAGATGACTTTGTGAAAGTTGAAGACTTGCCCCTCAAACTTGCTGTGTATTCAGAG gcagaaataatgaagaaaatggaaacagaggCCCAAACCAAGAGTTTGTGTGATGAATTACTGGATGGAGGTGGAGATCAAGATCAAGAATTAGTCGGAGATGCCCAAACTTTGAAAGAacctg